Proteins from one Patescibacteria group bacterium genomic window:
- a CDS encoding pilin has product MIQKLGEKQIKVNLQIPGLTKKCDPDCNTSTCDYCVNNFGDYIIQFYQWFARAAGIFAAVMIVFAGFQWITASGNATKIEKAKATLNGALMGLVLTLGAFVLLNTINPALVRFKLLPLSNISKNVLDTFYCKDFPDKESIDSYPYFACGTRYDIPKSAQDKAAYGESYCCGSECDPTVETKSGEPKICANDVTSKKDCPLNCFDPKDLCDEADDEKCQEVDAVIAKNPEIKSSCRRINKGFGNMDCRFAKIRGTSSNGIFEVNLLQDELTEKVCEEVTDIRIDCERGGTQCWDSDNNEPRYLIAPSKIFCSSDSRANVEADTICCMKALKTEIDCRDPGKCDSKNEIEVDCDTYNSPEFNDMKYQGGGEDLACIDNNECFCPADHICCARTLSSLKFYLIISSNYSRNIFLYLNTANNLTI; this is encoded by the coding sequence GTGATACAGAAGTTGGGTGAAAAACAGATTAAAGTAAATTTACAAATTCCCGGCTTAACCAAAAAATGTGATCCCGATTGTAATACCTCTACCTGTGATTATTGTGTCAATAACTTTGGCGATTATATTATACAGTTTTACCAATGGTTTGCTCGAGCGGCCGGTATCTTTGCCGCTGTCATGATTGTCTTTGCTGGTTTCCAGTGGATTACTGCCAGCGGCAATGCCACCAAAATAGAAAAAGCCAAAGCCACTTTAAACGGCGCTTTAATGGGTCTGGTTTTAACCTTAGGGGCTTTTGTTTTACTTAATACTATTAACCCAGCCTTGGTCCGCTTTAAACTTTTGCCCTTGTCTAATATATCAAAAAATGTTTTAGATACTTTTTATTGCAAAGATTTCCCGGATAAAGAATCAATAGATAGTTACCCATATTTTGCTTGTGGTACAAGATATGATATTCCTAAAAGTGCCCAGGATAAAGCAGCTTATGGTGAATCATATTGTTGTGGTAGTGAATGTGATCCGACTGTAGAAACTAAATCCGGAGAACCAAAAATTTGCGCCAATGACGTTACTTCTAAAAAGGATTGTCCTTTAAATTGTTTTGACCCCAAGGATTTATGCGATGAAGCTGATGATGAAAAATGCCAAGAAGTGGATGCTGTTATTGCTAAAAATCCAGAAATAAAATCAAGCTGCCGTAGAATTAATAAGGGTTTTGGGAATATGGACTGCCGTTTTGCAAAAATACGTGGTACTAGTAGTAATGGAATATTTGAAGTTAATCTTTTACAAGATGAGTTGACTGAAAAAGTCTGTGAAGAAGTTACTGATATAAGAATAGATTGTGAACGTGGCGGTACCCAATGTTGGGACTCTGATAATAATGAACCAAGATATCTCATAGCTCCTAGCAAAATTTTTTGTAGCAGTGATTCCCGGGCTAACGTAGAAGCTGACACTATTTGTTGTATGAAAGCCTTAAAAACAGAAATTGATTGTCGGGATCCTGGGAAATGTGATAGTAAAAATGAAATTGAGGTAGACTGTGACACCTATAATAGCCCGGAATTTAATGATATGAAATACCAAGGTGGCGGCGAGGATCTTGCTTGTATTGATAATAATGAATGTTTTTGTCCAGCTGATCATATTTGTTGTGCTCGGACCTTATCTTCATTAAAATTTTACTTGATTATATCGTCAAATTATTCGAGAAATATTTTTTTATATCTAAATACAGCTAATAATTTGACGATATAA